One window of Inquilinus sp. Marseille-Q2685 genomic DNA carries:
- a CDS encoding LysR family transcriptional regulator — protein MGEPFGNISWDDFRLIKAIADARGLPGAAAQLGLNHSTVFRRLGQVEQALGTTLFERHRSGYVLTPVGEEMVELATRLDDDITGFTRKVAGRTISPAGELRVTTNDSLLIHLLTPLFAKFQRECPDVRLDVVLSNEPLNLSKRDADVAIRATDNPPETLVGRRVARIAWALYGRAADFPRPGQPAFDELVDRPWVSLGDNLATLKAVRFVRQHVAPERIVYRINTVLGLAEAVESGIGIGHLPCFIGDVRPTLVRLAPPDPDFAADLWLLIHPDLRQSARVRVLLDYLAGEIGRSRPLFEGDLPLASVSAAEATAAQ, from the coding sequence ATGGGCGAGCCCTTCGGCAACATCTCCTGGGACGATTTCCGCCTGATCAAGGCGATCGCGGATGCCCGGGGCCTGCCCGGAGCGGCCGCCCAGCTCGGCCTCAACCACTCCACGGTGTTCCGGCGCCTCGGGCAGGTCGAGCAGGCCCTCGGCACGACGCTGTTCGAGCGGCATCGCTCCGGCTACGTCCTGACCCCGGTCGGCGAGGAGATGGTGGAGCTGGCGACCCGTCTCGACGACGACATCACCGGCTTCACCCGCAAGGTCGCGGGCCGGACCATCTCGCCGGCCGGCGAGCTGCGCGTCACCACCAACGATTCCCTGCTGATCCATCTGCTGACCCCGCTCTTCGCGAAGTTCCAGCGCGAATGCCCGGACGTTCGGCTGGACGTCGTGCTCAGCAACGAGCCGCTGAACCTGTCCAAACGTGACGCCGACGTCGCGATCCGGGCCACGGACAACCCGCCCGAGACGCTGGTAGGGCGCCGGGTCGCCCGGATCGCCTGGGCGCTCTACGGCCGGGCGGCCGATTTCCCCCGGCCCGGGCAGCCGGCGTTCGACGAGCTCGTGGACCGGCCCTGGGTGTCGCTCGGCGATAATCTCGCGACGCTCAAGGCGGTGCGCTTCGTCCGGCAGCACGTCGCGCCCGAGCGGATCGTCTACAGGATCAACACGGTCCTCGGCCTGGCCGAGGCGGTCGAGAGCGGCATCGGCATCGGCCACCTGCCCTGCTTCATCGGCGACGTCCGCCCGACCCTGGTCCGGCTCGCTCCGCCCGATCCCGACTTCGCGGCGGATCTCTGGCTGCTCATCCATCCCGACCTTCGCCAATCGGCCCGGGTGCGCGTGCTCCTGGACTACCTGGCGGGCGAGATCGGCCGGTCGCGTCCCCTCTTCGAAGGCGATCTGCCGCTCGCATCGGTCTCGGCGGCGGAGGCAACGGCCGCCCAGTGA
- a CDS encoding ring-cleaving dioxygenase — protein MRSNGIHHVTAIAGPARRNLEFYTRVLGLRLVKKTVNFDDPGTYHLYYGDETGQPGSILTFFPWAHVAPGRLGVGETQETVFRVPEGSIGYWVQRFVEKGVPHQAVEQRFGETVLAFKDPDGMRLALVAVPGIEAEPGWAGGDVPAEHAVRGFHSVSLLLEDAAPTGAVLADVFGFTEVGREGAVVRYRAGDTAIGGIVDLRAAGGFLPSRPGAGSVHHIAFRAADDAAQAEMVKRLAENHRLPTTEQKDRNYFRSVYFREPGHVLFEIATDIPGFAVDEPAGTLGQALKLPQFLEPHRAEIERVLPTVD, from the coding sequence ATGCGCAGCAACGGCATTCATCACGTCACGGCGATCGCGGGGCCGGCCCGGCGGAACCTGGAATTCTACACCCGGGTGCTCGGGCTCCGCCTGGTGAAGAAGACGGTCAATTTCGACGATCCCGGCACCTATCACCTCTACTACGGCGACGAGACCGGCCAGCCGGGCAGCATCCTGACCTTCTTCCCCTGGGCGCATGTCGCGCCGGGACGCCTGGGCGTCGGCGAGACCCAGGAGACGGTGTTCCGCGTGCCGGAAGGGTCGATCGGCTACTGGGTCCAGCGCTTCGTCGAGAAGGGCGTGCCGCACCAGGCCGTCGAGCAGCGCTTCGGCGAGACGGTGCTGGCCTTCAAGGACCCGGACGGCATGCGCCTGGCCCTCGTCGCGGTGCCGGGGATCGAGGCCGAGCCCGGCTGGGCCGGCGGCGACGTCCCCGCGGAGCATGCGGTCCGCGGCTTCCACAGCGTCAGCCTGCTGCTGGAGGATGCGGCGCCGACCGGTGCGGTGCTGGCCGACGTATTCGGCTTCACCGAGGTCGGGCGGGAGGGGGCCGTGGTCCGCTACCGGGCCGGCGACACCGCGATCGGCGGTATCGTCGACCTGCGGGCGGCCGGCGGGTTCCTGCCCAGCCGCCCCGGCGCCGGGTCGGTGCACCACATCGCCTTCCGCGCGGCCGACGATGCGGCCCAGGCCGAGATGGTGAAGCGGCTGGCCGAGAACCACCGGCTGCCGACCACCGAACAGAAGGACCGCAACTATTTCCGCTCCGTCTATTTCCGGGAGCCGGGGCATGTCCTGTTCGAGATCGCCACGGACATCCCGGGCTTCGCGGTCGACGAGCCGGCGGGCACGCTCGGCCAGGCCCTGAAGCTGCCGCAGTTCCTCGAGCCGCATCGTGCCGAGATCGAGCGGGTCCTGCCGACGGTCGACTGA
- a CDS encoding alpha/beta hydrolase translates to MTQAQSFIHRFEPGREPGAPPLLLLHGTGGDEADLLPLGRAVAPGSALLSPRGKVLEGGMPRFFRRIREGVFDEEDVRARAHELADFIAEARAAYGLQAPVALGFSNGANIAAAVLQLRPEALAGAILLRAMVPLGDPPPAQLRGKPVLLLSGQLDPIVPADNAARLAGLLRNAGAVVQHRILPTGHGLSQADVATTSAWLQEFAAASPSPAGQHG, encoded by the coding sequence ATGACCCAGGCGCAGTCCTTCATCCATCGGTTCGAGCCCGGCCGGGAGCCGGGGGCGCCGCCGCTCCTGCTGCTGCACGGCACGGGCGGCGACGAGGCGGACCTGCTGCCGCTGGGCCGGGCCGTCGCCCCGGGCTCGGCGCTGCTGTCGCCCCGCGGCAAGGTGCTGGAGGGCGGGATGCCGCGCTTCTTCCGCCGGATTCGGGAGGGCGTGTTCGACGAGGAGGACGTCCGGGCCCGGGCGCATGAGCTCGCGGATTTCATCGCCGAGGCCCGGGCCGCCTACGGGCTGCAGGCGCCGGTGGCGCTCGGCTTCTCCAACGGGGCGAACATCGCCGCCGCCGTGCTTCAGCTGCGGCCGGAGGCGCTGGCCGGCGCCATCCTGCTCAGGGCGATGGTACCGCTCGGCGATCCTCCGCCGGCGCAGCTGCGGGGCAAGCCGGTGCTGCTGCTGTCGGGCCAGCTGGACCCGATCGTGCCGGCCGACAACGCGGCGCGCCTTGCCGGGCTGCTCAGAAACGCCGGCGCCGTCGTCCAGCATCGGATCCTGCCGACCGGACACGGCCTGTCGCAGGCCGATGTCGCGACCACGAGCGCCTGGCTCCAGGAGTTCGCAGCGGCATCGCCGTCCCCGGCCGGTCAGCACGGCTAA
- a CDS encoding helix-turn-helix transcriptional regulator produces the protein MAIPHQTVSAGQRVTTSGSMLYEGGVDYFRSQFCQPLLHADFVPTTDVPFRVTAKLGIVEDHRSLRLFCTPGILRRRSGPGIPAHCLVIATGNSCALLIKDQTVRLKPGAAVVIDGGCDFDLVLEKDSGRSCLLDWLHITQDAEILFPGLDALAVINSEAITTYIRFHNELMTTDQGAELTSIPEVPSFNHLVEIIRAYLLGMAPSRPHDRDRLLYEQIKMHIAENLASQVLSSESIARHFEISPRKLYGLFERMGVSLRETIITMRLEAAHRELELGTKKVTTVLLDYGFSNASTFYRLYKKHFGGPPRSGRGKGPATGMLPKTRPADDR, from the coding sequence ATGGCCATCCCCCACCAAACCGTCTCGGCCGGGCAGCGGGTCACGACATCCGGCTCGATGCTGTACGAAGGGGGCGTCGACTATTTCCGGTCGCAATTCTGCCAGCCGCTGCTGCACGCCGACTTCGTGCCGACGACCGATGTGCCGTTCCGGGTGACGGCCAAGCTCGGCATCGTCGAGGACCATCGGTCCCTGCGCCTCTTCTGCACGCCCGGAATCCTCCGCCGCCGCAGCGGGCCCGGCATCCCCGCCCACTGCCTCGTCATCGCCACCGGGAACAGCTGCGCGCTCCTGATCAAGGACCAGACGGTCCGGCTGAAGCCGGGGGCAGCCGTCGTCATCGACGGCGGCTGCGACTTCGACCTGGTCCTGGAGAAGGATTCCGGGCGCTCCTGCCTCCTCGACTGGCTCCACATCACCCAGGATGCCGAGATCCTGTTCCCTGGCCTGGACGCCCTGGCGGTGATCAACAGCGAGGCGATCACGACCTATATCCGGTTCCACAACGAGCTGATGACCACCGACCAGGGGGCGGAGCTGACCTCCATTCCGGAGGTTCCATCCTTCAATCATCTGGTCGAGATCATCCGCGCCTACCTGCTGGGCATGGCTCCGTCGAGGCCCCACGACAGGGACCGGCTGCTGTATGAGCAGATCAAGATGCACATCGCCGAGAACCTGGCCAGCCAGGTGCTCTCGTCCGAGTCCATCGCCCGGCATTTCGAGATCTCGCCGCGGAAGCTGTACGGCCTGTTCGAGCGGATGGGCGTTTCCCTGCGCGAGACCATCATCACCATGAGGCTGGAAGCCGCCCACCGCGAGCTCGAGCTCGGGACGAAGAAGGTGACGACCGTCCTGCTCGACTACGGCTTCAGCAACGCGTCGACCTTCTACCGGCTGTACAAGAAGCACTTCGGCGGGCCGCCCCGGTCCGGCCGCGGAAAGGGACCAGCGACGGGCATGCTCCCGAAGACGCGGCCGGCGGACGACCGATAA